Proteins encoded within one genomic window of Dryobates pubescens isolate bDryPub1 chromosome 38, bDryPub1.pri, whole genome shotgun sequence:
- the CCR4 gene encoding C-C chemokine receptor type 4, which produces MSSSSTESPEVETSTFYDYYDNYNDAPKPCSKDNVKRFAASFLPVLYTLVFLVGLLGNLLVMVVLFKYKRLKGMTDVYLLNLAISDLLFVVSLPFWSYFTIDQWVFGTPWCKVISWLYLVGFYSGIFFIMLMSIDRYLAIVRAVFSLKARTAFHGLITSLVVWLVALSASAPELVFRESFDEHNYTTCKQRYPGNFTAWKLFSTLEINILGLLIPSMVMTFCYSMIVKTLVHCRNEKKNKAVRMIFAVMVVFFFFWTPYNIVLFLQLLEMMGVIRDCEMSRNLDYASQVTEILGLFHCCLNPVIYFFMGEKFKKYLKMLFKNWRLPGEVCKWCGAHITYHTESTSSFHTQSTGDQDAL; this is translated from the coding sequence atgaGCTCTTCAAGTACAGAGTCCCCTGAGGTTGAAACCTCCACTTTCTATGACTATTACGATAACTACAATGATGCTCCAAAACCATGCAGCAAGGATAATGTCAAGAGGTTTGCAGCCTCCTTCCTGCCTGTTCTCTACACTTTGGTATTCCTGGTTGGGCTCTTAGGAAACCTCCTGGTCATGGTGGTCCTCTTCAAATACAAGCGGCTGAAGGGCATGACTGACGTCTATCTGCTCAACCTCGCCATCTCAGATTTGCTCTTTGTTGTATCCTTGCCCTTCTGGTCTTACTTCACCATAGACCAATGGGTTTTTGGAACTCCCTGGTGTAAAGTCATTTCATGGCTCTACCTGGTTGGGTTTTACAGTGGCATCTTCTTCATTATGCTGATGAGCATAGACAGATACCTGGCAATTGTTCGTGCAGTGTTTTCTTTGAAAGCAAGGACTGCCTTCCATGGCTTGATCACCAGCCTTGTTGTGTGGCTGgtagctctctcagcctcagcTCCAGAGCTTGTCTTCAGAGAATCTTTTGATGAACACAATTATACCACCTGCAAGCAGAGATATCCAGGCAATTTCACAGCATGGAAACTTTTCTCCACTTTGGAAATCAACATTCTGGGGCTCCTCATCCCTTCCATGGTGATGACGTTTTGCTACTCTATGATCGTTAAGACATTAGTTCACTGTCGaaatgagaaaaagaacaaggctgtgaggatgatctTTGCTGTCATGGTTGTGTTCTTCTTCTTTTGGACTCCTTACAACATTGTTCTTTTCTTACAACTGCTGGAGATGATGGGAGTCATCAGAGACTGTGAAATGAGCAGGAATCTGGATTATGCTTCCCAGGTAACAGAAATCCTTGGCCTTTTTCACTGTTGCCTCAACCCCGTCATCTACTTCTTCATGGGGGAAAAATTTAAGAAGTACCTGAAGATGCTTTTTAAGAACTGGAGGTTACCTGGAGAAGTTTGCAAGTGGTGTGGTGCTCACATCACTTACCACACTGAGTCTACCAGTTCATTCCACACACAGTCCACGGGGGATCAAGATGCCCTATAA